A single region of the Cyclopterus lumpus isolate fCycLum1 chromosome 16, fCycLum1.pri, whole genome shotgun sequence genome encodes:
- the pogzb gene encoding pogo transposable element derived with ZNF domain b isoform X3: MQVRSSGPADTFREQLVAAGGRCLQTVVSKRTADGGAAVCCTGSTARFWSHRHPGSGLTGLAGPPVVSVPARVESFLQPGRQRFCGNMETELFMECDEEELEPWQQVDDSMEEDEVDFMEPVEDSPSPLPASETPPPRTPPPITPQTAPLVQIVCSSVRPPLPPALPSPLPPALPSLLPPALPPPPYPSVITSAVSRIAPSSKPAAAPPLMAQAPPLFLTQTAGGTFLLPAAPGTRHATPILLTTQGFPVMNRGAPLLLNLQPGQTVQPLTLIQSPSLGQLVRPSVGVSPVPQGQAVQARPGPAPSRGSAFTAMQLPATLTFRTGTPGPVNLQMTQVGGTNALKLAVSPALPSGSANGVTRIFSSAPSPAPSFITAHSVTSLPTSDPPRVVMTVEEFYYGTFEGDLSLRKPLQLGIKTSTFTCHICHYLAENNLRLMQHMLHHSELIGGRAPGDDRKCCKFCYRQFSSPDQLQSHEDQVHGPALSSCLCRICEWAFENEPAFLNHMKSNHKPGEMPYVCQVCSYRSSFSADIVQHFASFHKDSRFLMCLFCLKVTRNPVSYQQHLLRHQVNQAFHCNRCRLQFIFLKDKMQHKLENHRSFRRPAQLEGLPPGSKVTIRTYGKIRPLTLAGGRLLQSPASLVQPINIKTETCPLQRIPGLNKSPRSPTKRPVGRVNRTSGGDADYLVCLECGTRVLDFSAHYPTHVRCLLCPYSSCCSRAYASHMIHHHVPQTKDKVLPLHRLPPPCVFRLQCSHCGFSSQTADHMADHLLRNPEHHSATCHARSNIERDIQFCPSEEHQPSEETEPVQKQDLLDLSWRLADCWTQPSECDCSDSTIASFEQSAGPHHFLSKNTDAIDFFHLLFPSELMELITNETNAHAKTSHFLGYGYSDWVPTTIHEIKGFIGLVVLMGIQNLPDLSHYWSWSHYDNSYTFYRAMSFKRFKQIAANIRMGSFTTAEFRGTGEPGDSLHIFRPMLNILEGAVWDAYQPNCCLSVDRALLPSPEEVSCDGKADPKTQPQVWLLCDSKSGYCHRFFIQVGEKEGQEQGFTVVPELVKDLVDKHHQLYLASSLASVPLMQKLLDQGIYASSSFPPLSHILPRELWEEGCLEKPGDFLQRQFGPLLATRWRDTKEMGCLSTNADPGEQDTVWRRSQTKVGGLDPIDRPMAFCLLQENMRGVDICKQLLACNPLGGIPQDRHWRRLFWFLVNLSIVNAFIVLRESRKENPPAWVQDGLFTQVNFRKRLGNQLAKCAQNYSETVEIASSRGMRVKPTEVPVKQRHRMGKISSISKRCKTCHLRNLRHESVYGCIVCRTNLCKQPSCFWEFHGLSPINKGSTRVGFIKDRISGEITVKEVEDNVDGAMAPVEDMDFSDNELDDIDDDDELEDIKDKFINEEKRPMSDLPSRTTTPPGHPRPATTSSACKERDDFLTARQLRIALFALCDGLRQASRVFLTEPPLIRSWLKDARRRLKSTVREQKSDADGGDLMVAWVLSMREQQLPITESNLFHKVSILKKKGGFSDSFRISYDWAVGFMLRHRLGVQSSGRAATLAHALPLSLEAKIKSFRDFTQKVIRVNKLSESTVAAMDELCLFVDLRLVQDKSRRSEALELTGSLPLVTVYLAVLANGTMLPSVVLANPQLAEKVLPDFILLETGPESLLVEQALDLWTNKVWLKHMAGPTRPRKSMLVLDRHREHMGDSFLTSISGSGTLPAVIPGGDSFRLQPLEICVKPVLQHFLLSRWARFTRGNPKELEETSPHQLQANVAQLLVDWAVEALTQLKKLPQLWKESFRLTGLLPGREVEEETMSPEEIQSDLLKTLTETLLGPEALKADYSELLELEDNEDTEEEQGEEQRASKEKQGEGKDAKKDREETREEIKAEGKETKERRPVDTEKDTIKGEEDRKKTEEDMNKEVEKLEEDSEEEGKETEEDRKEVSKERRETRIVIGEEVGDEWKITVKSRADGVEDDEMDES, from the exons ATGCAGGTCCGCTCCTCTGGCCCGGCAGACACATTTAGGGAGCAGCTCGTTGCCGCCGGCGGGCGGTGCTTACAGACAGTTGTTTCCAAACGCACCGCTGATGGAGGGGCGGCAGTATGTTGTACCGGGTCCACGGCCCGGTTCTGGTCTCACAGGCACCCGGGTTCAGGTCTCACTGGCCTAGCTGGACCGCCTGTTGTTTCTGTACCCGCCCGGGTGGAAAGTTTCCTGCAGCCGGGACGCCAACGCTTCTGCgg CAACATGGAGACAGAGTTGTTTATGGAgtgtgatgaagaggagctggaACCATGGCAACAGGTGGATGACAGCATGGAGGAAGATGAGGTGGACTTCATGGAGCCAG tGGAGgattctccatctcctcttccagCCTCTGAGACTCCACCCCCCAGGACTCCTCCACCAATCACACctcagacag CTCCTCTCGTACAGATCGTCTGCTCCTCTGTGagacctcctcttcctcctgctcttccttctcctcttcctcctgctcttccttctcttcttcctcctgctcttcctcctcctccttatcccTCCGTCATCACTTCCGCCGTCTCCCGCATTGCCCCGTCCTCCAAGCCGGCTGCGGCCCCGCCCCTGATGGCTCAGGCCCCGCCCCTCTTCCTGACACAGACGGCGGGCGGGACGTTCCTCCTCCCAGCGGCCCCCGGGACGCGCCACGCCACACCCATCCTCctcaccacacag GGCTTCCCGGTGATGAACCGCGGAGCTCCTCTGCTGCTGAACCTGCAGCCGGGTCAGACGGTCCAGCCCCTCACCCTGATCCAGT CGCCATCGCTGGGTCAGCTGGTCCGGCCCAGCGTGGGCGTGTCCCCGGTCCCCCAGGGCCAGGCTGTCCAGGCCAGgccaggccccgccccctcccgaGGCTCCGCCTTCACCGCCATGCAGCTGCCCGCCACGCTGACCTTCCGCACCGGCACGCCAGGACCCG TTAACCTTCAGATGACCCAGGTGGGCGGAACCAACGCCCTGAAGCTGGCGGTTTCCCCCGCCCTCCCTTCTGGATCGGCCAATGGCGTCACCAGAATCTTCAGCAGCG CTcctagccccgccccctcattCATCACCGCCCACAGTGTGACCTCCCTGCCGACCTCCGACCCCCCCCGGGTGGTGATGACCGTGGAGGAGTTCTACTACGGGACCTTTGAGGGCGACCTGAGTCTGAGGAAGCCGCTACAACTGGGGATCAaaacctccaccttcacctgcCACATCTGCCATTACCTGGCCGAGAACAACCTGAG gttgATGCAGCACATGCTCCACCACTCGGAGCTGATTGGAGGAAGAGCACCAGGtgatgacaggaagtgctgCAAGTTCTGTTACCGACAGTTCTCTTCTCCAGATCAGCTGCAGAGCCACGAGGACCAGGTGCATGGCCCCGCCCTCTCCTCCT gttTGTGTCGTATTTGTGAATGGGCATTTGAGAACGAGCCGGCCTTCTTGAACCACATGAAGTCCAACCACAAACCCGGAGAGATGCCCTACGTCTGCCAG GTGTGCTCTTATCGCTCGTCGTTCTCTGCCGACATCGTGCAGCACTTCGCCAGCTTCCACAAGGACTCTCGCTTCCTGATGTGTCTTTTCTGCTTGAAGGTGACAAGAAACCCCGTTAGCTACCAGCAGCACCTGTTGAGACAccag GTGAATCAGGCCTTTCACTGCAACAGGTGTCGTCTGCAGTTCATCTTCCTGAAGGACAAGATGCAGCACAAGCTGGAGAACCATCGCAGCTTCCGCCGCCCCGCTCAGCTTGAAGGACTGCCgccggggtcaaag GTGACCATCAGAACTTATGGGAAGATCAGGCCTCTGACACTAGCGGGGGGGCGGCTGCTCCAGAGCCCCGCCTCCCTCGTCCAGCCAATCAACATCAAGACTGAGACGTGTCCGCTCCAGAGGATCCCCGGCCTCAACAAGTCACCTCGATCCCCAACCAAGAGACCCGTGGGCCGAGTCAACAG GACTTCAGGTGGCGATGCAGACTACCTGGTGTGTCTGGAGTGTGGAACCAGGGTCCTGGACTTCTCGGCTCACTACCCGACCCACGTCCGGTGTCTGCTGTGTCCGtacagcagctgctgctcccGGGCCTACGCGTCCCACATGATCCA tcacCACGTTCCGCAGACCAAAGACAAAGTTCTTCCTCTCcacagactgcctcctccatg tGTGTTCCGGCTGCAGTGTTCTCACTGTGGCTTCAGCTCTCAGACTGCAGATCACATGGCTGATCACCTGCTGAGGAACCCGGAGCACCACAGCGCCACCTGTCACGCCCGGA gCAACATTGAACGTGACATCCAGTTCTGCCCCAGTGAAGAGCATCAGCCTTCAGAAGAGACAGAACCAGTCCAGAAGCAGGACTTGCTGGATTTGTCCTGGAGGTTAGCGGATTGTTGGACACAACCATCAGAGTGCGACTGCTCCGACTCCACCATCGCCTCATTCGAGCAGAGCGCCGGAcctcatcacttcctgtccaagAACACAGACGCCATTGACTTCTTTCACCTGCTCTTCCCTTCAGAGCTCATGGAGCTGATCACCAACGAGACCAACGCCCACGCCAAGACCAGCCATTTCCTTGGCTACGGTTACTCGGACTGGGTCCCCACCACCATCCACGAGATCAAAGGTTTCATCGGCCTTGTTGTTCTAATGGGGATCCAGAACCTCCCCGACCTGTCCCACTACTGGTCCTGGAGTCACTATGACAACAGCTACACCTTCTACCGCGCCATGAGCTTTAAGCGCTTCAAGCAGATTGCTGCCAACATCCGCATGGGCAGCTTCACCACGGCTGAGTTTCGTGGAACCGGCGAACCCGGCGACTCGCTGCACATCTTCAGGCCAATGCTGAATATTCTGGAAGGAGCTGTGTGGGACGCCTATCAGCCGAACTGCTGCCTGTCCGTGGACAGGGCGCTGCTGCCCAGCCCGGAGGAGGTCAGCTGTGACGGCAAGGCGGATCCAAAGACCCAGCCTCAGGTTTGGCTGCTCTGCGATTCCAAGTCTGGCTACTGCCACCGCTTCTTCATCCAggtgggagagaaggagggcCAGGAGCAAGGCTTCACTGTGGTGCCGGAGCTGGTGAAGGATCTGGTGGACAAACACCACCAGCTCTACCTTGCTAGTTCGCTTGCATCGGTCCCACTCATGCAGAAGCTTCTGGACCAGGGCATCTACGCCTCCAGCTCCTTCCCTCCACTCAGCCACATACTGCCTAGAGAGCTGTGGGAGGAAGGTTGCCTGGAGAAACCTGGGGACTTCCTGCAGAGACAGTTTGGCCCCCTGCTGGCCACCCGCTGGAGGGACACCAAAGAGATGGGCTGCCTGTCGACTAATGCAGATCCGGGTGAACAGGACACTGTTTGGAGGAGGTCTCAGACCAAAGTGGGCGGACTGGACCCCATAGACCGCCCCATGGCCTTCTgcctcctgcaggagaacatgcgAGGGGTTGACATCTGCAAGCAGTTGCTGGCCTGCAACCCGCTCGGAGGAATCCCCCAGGACCGGCACTGGCGCAGGCTCTTCTGGTTCCTGGTCAACCTGAGCATTGTCAATGCCTTCATTGTGCTGCGGGAGAGCCGCAAGGAGAACCCACCGGCCTGGGTGCAAGACGGCCTCTTCACTCAGGTCAACTTCCGCAAGCGTTTGGGCAACCAACTCGCCAAGTGTGCTCAGAACTACTCTGAGACTGTGGAGATCGCCAGCTCCCGCGGGATGAGGGTGAAACCGACTGAAGTACCAGTGAAACAGAGACACAGGATGGGGAAGATCAGCAGCATCTCCAAGAGGTGCAAGACCTGCCATCTGAGGAACCTCCGCCACGAGAGCGTGTACGGCTGCATCGTCTGCAGAACCAACCTGTGCAAACAGCCGAGCTGCTTCTGGGAATTTCACGGCTTGTCACCCATAAACAAAG GATCAACAAGAGTCGGATTTATCAAGGACAGAATAAG CGGAGAAATAACAGTGAAGGAGGTTGAGGACAATGTGGACGGGGCGATGGCGCCTGTGGAGGACATGGACTTCTCTGACAATGAGCTGGATgacattgatgatgatgatgagctgGAAGATATTAAGGACAAATTCATCAATGAAGAAAAACGTCCAATGTCTGACCTGCCGTCAAGAACAACCACGCCGCCCGGCCACCCCCGACCAGCGACCACCTCATCTGCCTGTAAAGAGCGCGACGACTTCCTCACCGCCCGTCAGCTCCGGATCGCCCTCTTCGCTCTGTGTGATGGACTCCGCCAAGCCTCGAGGGTCTTCTTAACCGAGCCGCCGCTCATCCGGTCCTGGTTGAAGGACGCCAGGAGGCGCCTGAAGTCAACAGTGCGAGAGCAGAAGTCGGATGCTGACGGCGGGGACCTCATGGTGGCCTGGGTGCTATCCATGCGTGAGCAGCAGCTTCCCATCACAGAGAGCAACCTCTTCCACAAAGTCTCCATCCTGAAGAAGAAGGGAGGTTTCAGCGACTCCTTCCGCATCTCCTACGACTGGGCGGTGGGCTTCATGCTGAGGCATCGGCTGGGCGTTCAGAGCAGCGGCAGGGCCGCCACGCTGGCTCACGCTCTGCCGCTTTCCCTGGAGGCCAAGATCAAGTCCTTCAGGGATTTCACACAGAAGGTCATCCGGGTCAACAAGCTGTCAGAAAGCACCGTGGCCGCGATGGAcgagttgtgtctctttgtggattTGAGGTTAGTTCAGGACAAGTCTCGCCGCTCTGAGGCCCTGGAGCTCACAGGATCTTTACCTCTGGTCACCGTGTACCTGGCGGTGCTGGCCAATGGCACCATGTTGCCGTCTGTGGTGTTGGCCAACCCTCAGCTGGCTGAGAAAGTCCTGCCTGACTTTATCCTGCTGGAGACCGGACCAGAAAGCCTATTGGTAGAACAAGCCTTGGATCTCTGGACTAACAAGGTTTGGCTGAAGCATATGGCCGGTCCAACTCGGCCCAGGAAGTCAATGCTGGTCTTGGATCGACACCGGGAGCACATGGGGGATTCGTTCCTCACGTCCATTAGTGGATCGGGGACCCTGCCGGCTGTGATTCCTGGAGGCGACTCCTTCCGTCTTCAGCCCCTGGAGATTTGCGTGAAGCCGGTTCTGcagcacttcctgttgtccCGTTGGGCAAGGTTCACCAGAGGAAACCCGAAGGAGTTGGAGGAGACGTCGCCCCACCAGCTCCAAGCGAACGTGGCCCAGCTGCTGGTCGATTGGGCGGTCGAGGCCCTGacgcaattaaaaaaactgccACAGCTTTGGAAGGAGTCGTTCCGCCTGACGGGTCTTTTGCCGGGgcgggaggtggaggaggagacgatGAGTCCAGAGGAGATCCAGTCGGACCTTCTCAAGACCCTGACAGAGACCCTGCTGGGGCCTGAGGCGTTGAAGGCCGATTATTCtgagctgctggagctggaAGACAAtgaggacacagaggaggaacaaggagaagaaCAGAGGGCATCAaaggagaaacaaggagagggaaAGGATGCAAAAAAGGACAGGGAAGAAACCAGGGAGGAGATTAAGGCGGAAGGGAAGGAAACAAAGGAGCGTAGACCAGTGGACACAGAAAAGGACACAATCAAAGgtgaggaagacaggaagaagacagaggaggacatGAACAAAGAAGTTGAGAAGCTAGAGGaggacagtgaggaggaaggaaaggagacagaggaggacaggaaggaagTGAGCAAGGAGAGGCGAGAGACCAGGATAGTGATCGGAGAGGAAGTCGGTGACGAGTGGAAGATAACGGTGAAGAGCCGGGCCGACGGCGTGGAGGACGACGAGATGGATGAAAGCTGA